The nucleotide sequence TTATCCCTGCGGTATCCGGCTCTCGTACTCTTAAGGATGCGACAAATGAAGCGATTCGTCATTGGGTTTCTCACGTAGATGAAACGTTTTATGTCATCGGATCTGTTGTTGGTCCACATCCATACCCGTACATGGTTCGCGAATTCCAAAAAATTATTGGAGAAGAGACGCGCAGTCAAGTTCTGCAAATGCTCAGAAGGCTTCCAGATGAGGTTGTTGCTTGCGTCGGTGGCGGCAGTAATGCGATTGGCATGTTTTATCCGTTCATTCAGGATGAGTCTGTCGCGCTCAGAGGGGTAGAAGCGGCAGGGAAAGGAATCGATACCGAAAAGCATGCGGCAACGCTAACGCTTGGGCGCCCGGGAGTCATCCACGGTTCCTTAACTTACTTGTTGCAGGATGAATGCGGACAGGTGCAAGAAGCGCATTCGATTTCGGCTGGCTTGGATTATCCAGGGGTAGGACCCGAGCACGCCTATCTTAAAGACAGTGGAAGAGTGACCTATACATCCGTAACAGATGCGGAAGCACTCGAGGCAGTACAAGTGCTTTGCCAAACGGAAGGCATCATTCCGGCGCTGGAGAGCGCACATGCGATAGCTGAAGCGATAAAACGGGCGAAAGAGATGTCTTCAGACAAAATACTGGTTATCTGTTTATCTGGTCGAGGCGACAAGGACGTACTGACTATTCAAGAAGCGCTGACAACAGAAGGGGGAGAGTAATCATGGCGACAGTTCTGAATAGAATCGATCAATTATTCGCGGATCGTGATCGCAAAAGATTCATTCCATTTCTAACGGTAGGCGATCCTTCCATAGAAGCAACTTTCCAACTCGTAAAAGCGATGGTCGAAGCAGGAGCAGATCTTATCGAGCTCGGCGTCCCTTACTCCGATCCTTTAGCAGATGGCCCAACGATACAACGGGCTTCTGAGCGCGCACTGAAAAATGGCGTGACGATCGGTGATGCCTTGCAATTGGTCAAAAGGCTCCGCGAATCAGGTATGGAGGCTTCCGTTGTCCTGTTCACCTACTTCAATCCAGTTTTACAATATGGTATCGAGCGCTTTTTTGCCGATCTCGCTGCGTATGGTGCTGACGGTGTTGTCATTCCTGATTTGCCGATTGAGGAAAATGGTCCAGCAGTAACCGCGGCAAAACAGCATGGCATTCATGTCATTTCGCTCGTGGCCCCAACTTCCAGTTCCAGAATCAATACGATCGGCGAGCAAGCAACCGGATTTCTTTATTGTGTTTCGTCGCTTGGTGTGACGGGTGCCCGCGCGGACCTGCGAGAGGATTTGGCAGATTTTCTGGAACGAGTAAAGGCCAGCACATCGGTTCCTACGGCGGTAGGCTTCGGAATATCCACGCCGGATCAGGTACGAGCAGTAGCCCCCCATACGAATGGTGTCATTGTGGGAAGTGCCATTGTTCAGCAAATCGAGGAACATGCTGAGCAACTGAAAGACCCAAAACAGATGCCACAAGCTGTAGAAAAAATAAAAACCTTTGTACATCAGTTAGCCAGTGCGCTACAATAGTGGGAAAAATGTGACTGGAGTGAACGTGGATGCAACCGAAACAACGCATACTCAATGCCCCGGTATATCAACCTGGCAAGCCCATTGATGACGTGAAACGTGAATATGGTTTGACTGAAGTCATCAAGCTGGCGTCCAACGAAAATCCTTTTGGTTCCTCACCGAAGGCCAAAGCCGCCATTGCGGAACAGTTGGACAATTTGGCCCTTTATCCAGACGGAGCAAGCCTTAATCTACGCTGGGATCTTGCTGACTTCCTCGGGGTCAAACCAGGCCAATTGTTTTTCGGCAACGGGTCTGATGAAATTCTGTTGATGATCTCTCGTGCTTTTTTGAGTGAAGGAACAAATGCAGTCATGGCGACGCAAACGTTCTCGCAATATCGCTCAAATGGGATTATTGAAGGAGCAGACTTGATTGAGGTGCCGTTGAAAGATGGCGTTCACGATCTCGAAGCGATGGCGGCTGCCGTCAACGAGCAAACAAAGGTCGTATGGGTATGTAACCCGAACAATCCGTCTGGCACGATTGTAACAACAACCGAGTTGGAAGCTTTTATGAAAAAGGTTCCCAAAAATGTGCTCGTCGTTTTGGATGAGGCTTACTACGAGTATGTGGTTGATCCAGAATATCCACAAACAGTACCGATGCTCGCGGAGTATCCGAACCTGATTATTTTGCGTACGTTCTCCAAAATCTACGGTCTGGCTGCGCTTCGTATCGGCTACGGGATCGCGTCAGAAGAGCTCATTTCCTCTCTGGAACATGTGCGTGAGCCGTTCAATACAGGCACACTTGGCCAAGTAGCAGCACGTGCTGCGTTACAAGACCAGGAATTTGTGAAATCATGCCGCGATCGTAACCGTGAAGGCATGAAGCAGTTTACCGATTCCTTTGACGAGTGGGGGCTTTCCTACTATCCATCACAAACCAACTTCATCTTGGTTGATTTGAAAAAGGATTCCGATGAGGTATTCAAAAAGCTGCTCTCTCAAGGTATCATCGTTCGCTCTGGTAATGCATTAGGCTTCCCAGGTTTTCAACGTATTACGATCGGGACCAAAGAGCAAAATGATAAGATTCTTTCTGTCTTAAAAGAAATCGTGACTGGAGCATTGAAATAGAGGACGAAGATGCCGGGCATGCCTCGGCATCTTTGTCTAAGAGAGATGAAGGAAGGATAGAGAGTGGAGATGAACAAAACCACCATTACTGTCATCGGCGTCGGGTTGATTGGCGGCTCAATCGCGCTGTCCATGCGACGTGATCCAAATATTCGGGTAGTCGGCTACGATTTACGGCAGGATTGTTTGGATAAAGCACTGACTCTTGGCGTCATTCATGCCGGCACAACTGATTTGCAGACCGCCGTTCGAGAAGCAAATGTCATTTTCCTCGCATCACCTGTAGAGCAAATCGTTGCAACCATCCGCTCGTTAGTGGAAATGGAGCTGCAGCCAGGTGTCATCATTACGGATGTTGGCAGTACAAAAGCAGGTATTGTCAAACAAGCGGTGGATGTCATTCCCGATCATGTTACGTTTATTGGTGGACATCCGATGGCTGGCTCGCATAAATCCGGCGTGGAAGCTGCTTCAGACCGTCTTATGGAAAACGCCTATTATGTTTTGACACCAGCGCCGGGAACATCTGAAGAAAAAGTAAAGCAATTGTCTGATCTCCTTACACTGACGCGCGCAAAAGTCGTGCAAATGGACGCGGCTTCGCATGATCAGGTCGTGGGTGCAGTCAGCCATTTCCCGCACATTCTCGCTTCTGCTCTGGTCAATCTGGTGGCAGGGTACGAAGAGGAAAATGCTTGGCATGCAACGCTTGCTGCTGGTGGTTTCCGAGACATTACGCGCATTGCATCGAGCAATCCTCAGATGTGGCGTGACATTTTACTGCAAAACCGTGATCCGATCCTGAAAATTGCAAAAGATTGGGCCAACGCATTGGAAGATGTCGTTCACCTTGTAGAACAGGGAGATCCAGAAGGAATCGAGCATTTCTTCAAAACGGCACGAGAATTCCGCGACAGCTTGCCTGAGCGCAAAACGGGTGCATTGCCTCCATTGAACGATTTGTATATCGATATCCCCGACAACCCGGGTGAAATTGGACGAATTACGACACTATTGGGAGCAAGAGATATCAACATCACGAATCTTCAAATCAGAGAGACACGAGAAGACGTATATGGGGTGCTACGGATTACGTTCCATTCGCAGCAAGAGTTGGAAAAGGGAGAGGAAGTTCTTCGCTTTTTCGATTACAATGTATACAAGCGCACATAAAGTTTTTTATGCAAACACACTTTACAACGAAGACGCTTCACAGTGCGACTGATGATCTGGGAGAGCGTGAAAGAGAAGGAGTGGAAGCAATGCTTCGCGTACAACAAGCCAAACAAATCAAAGGTACCGTTCGTGTGCCAGGAGATAAATCCATTTCCCATCGTGCAGTTATGTTTGGAGCTCTAGCAGAAGGAACGACAACCATTGAAGGCTTTTTGCCGGGTGCCGATTGCTTGAGCACGATTAGCTGCTTTCGTCGGATGGGAATCGAGATTGAACAACAGGGAGATGCCGTAACTGTACAAGGAAAAGGCTGGTATGGCTTGCAGGAACCATCTCAACATTTGGATGTAGGGAACTCCGGTACGACCATTCGCTTACTGGCAGGGATCATGGCGACACAGCCTTTCCATGTGGTGATGGAAGGCGATGAGTCGATTGCCAAAAGACCAATGCGCCGTGTGATCGGACCGCTCCGTCAAATGGGTGCCAAAATCGATGGAAGAAAAGACGGCGAGTACACACCGTTATCCATTCGAGGCGGGGATCTTCAAGGGATCGCGTTTCAATCTCCAGTTGCAAGTGCACAAGTAAAGTCTGCGATTATGCTGGCCGGGTTGCAGGCAAAAGGTGTGACGAGTGTAACAGAGCCGCATTTATCTCGTGATCATACAGAGCGTATGCTGCAAGCATTTGGTGTGCAAGTTGTGCGTGATGGCTTGACCGTTTCAGTAGAAGGCGGACAAAAGCTGAAGGGCCGTGCCATCTCTGTTCCTGGTGACATTTCTTCCGCTGCCTTTTTGATTGCTGCCGTAATGGTTGTACCAGGCAGCTCTCTTCTGATTGAAAATGTCGGAATCAACCCAAGCCGTACGGGAATTATCGATGTTGTCAAGGCGATGGGGGGAAGCCTGGAGCTTTTGAATGAGCGAGTCGTAAATGAAGAGCCGGTTGCAGACCTCCTCGTGACTCATTCGGAGTTGCACGGTATTGAAATTGCGGGAGATATCATTCCGCGTCTGATTGACGAAATTCCGGTGATTGCGGTCATGGCAACGCAGGCCAAAGGACAAACCGTTATCCGTGATGCCGAAGAACTGAAAGTAAAGGAGACAGACCGTATTGCCACGGTGGTTAGTCAACTGTCCAAATTCGGTGCTAGGGTCACACCTACAGAGGACGGAATGATCATCGAAGGAAAGGTTGGATTGACAGGAGCAGTCATCGATAGCATGGGGGATCACCGAATTGGCATGGCGATGGCGATCGCGGGTCTCGTTGCCGAGGGTGAGACGAAAATCGAAAATGATGAGGCGATTGATGTATCGTTCCCTGGCTTCCATGATTTGCTTGTGAAAATCAGCCAATCATAAAGAATGAAAGAGAAGTCTGTGCCTTTATAGGGTAGCAGGCTTCTTTTTTGGTGCAAAGACAAGCGTTCCGAATTTTAGCAAAAATGATTTGACAAGCGCTTACATTCCGTTTATTATAAAACTACAGTATGGTTTCTCTCCACTCCTATCCAATATAAGAAAGCACGTGTGTGCTACCGTCGTTTGAATGCGCTTACATCAACGGCGGTCTTTTTTTGTTTAAAAAGCGTTTTGGCTCGAATGAGTAATTTTTCCCCTTTCTGTGCATATGCTCGTACAAGGGTAGTGTGTGCATGAGAAGCGGGAGGGGGACGAGCTATGCTGGAGCGAGGGATGGTCATACGTGGGGGAACGATTGTTACAGCACTAGGAATAAAAGAAGCAGATATTTGGATCCGTCATGGGAAAATTGTACGAATTGCCAAAGATACCTTGACGAAAACCCCCTTCAACGATTTATATGAAGAAATTGATGCTACCGATATGTATCTTTTGCCCGGTTTCGTCGCACTCCCGACACATTCGTTGTATAAAATCAAAGAGGTAGATGTTTATATAGAAACCATGCGAAATCTCATCAGATCGGGATGTACAAGCCTGGTAGATGTCTTCCGGCCAGAGCGTTGGATGAGCAGACCGCAAATTCACTATCAACAAACTCAGCATTTCAACAGCTTGTTGGATTATGTTTGGCACGTGGAAATCGATGTCGCCGATCTTCACGGTGACCGCTTAGCGGAGTGGATTAACCATGGTTATTCTTCGTTTCATGTCACGATTCGAAATCCAGAAGAAATTTCCACAATAAAATGGGAAACGCTTTTGCAACTTCATACGTCTAAACATACGATCCTGCACATGCAGGTACAAAATGATCCGTTTTTAAAAAAAGAACAACGGGAACTCATTCGACAGATTTGGATGGAGGCTACTCGTTATTGGCGGTTACGCACAGTCATTACAGATTCGCAAGCGGCCTTTCATTTTGAAGAAAATGACCCGTACCTGCATATCTTTCGTTTACCTGCTGAAGTGACGGATCAAGGTCTTCGTCAATTACATCGTCATTGGTTTGGGAGCTGGCAAGTAGCGTCTCCGATTCACGATGTGCGGATTGATACACGAAAGAGCTGGTGTACGCCTGAAGAATTGCTTTGCTTACTAGTCAGGCTCACTTCGACAAATGTTGCAAAAGCAATTGGACTGTATCCGCGAAAAGGAAGCTTGACAACTGGCGCAGACGCTGATATCGTTTTCCTGAAAAAGGAAAACTGGTTGACAAAGAATGATCTTTCCACTATTCTCAATTTTAGTGAAATGCATCTTCCAACATCTGTTATGTCGAACGGTAAATGGATATATCGAAATATGCGATTTATCCCTTTGATTGGTATGGGTAAGTGCTTAATCAACACGAAGCCCTACGCTTATGTCATATAACCCCAGTTTGGGGGTTTTTTCGTGAATGGTTTCCAGCAGACAGACGAGAAAAAGAATCGTAAGGTCGCGCAACTTTTTACATCCCCAGCAGTCTAATTATGCAAAAGGCCGCTGAGGGATCGGAATCGCAAGGAGGTAATCTCTGATCATGACCGATTCCCAGCTTATCCGAGAGATTAAAGAAGGTAATCTGGAATGCTATGCTGAACTGATTCGTCGATATGAAAAAAAGATCCTCTCATTTGTCACTCATCTTTTGCGTCAGGCACATTTAGAGCATATAGCAGAGGATATATGTCAGGAGACGTTTTACAAGGCGTATAAGAGCATTCATTCTTTCCGAGATGTAGAAGCTACATTCTCCACCTGGCTCTATACGATTGCACGCAACTCCGTACTTAGTGAATTGCGCAAGAGCCGCAATTCTGACGTGTATCTGGATGATACGTTGCAAGTGCCTATGGCATCTCCCAAGACACTGCCTGAGCAAGTTCTGCTCCGGAATGAACGGGAGAGCATGGTAAGACTGGCAATCAACAGTTTGCCAGAGAAGCAACGCTCAGCACTGATATTACGTGAGTACGAACAAATGGATTACACAGAAATCGCTACGATTCTGGATTTAACAGTGAGCTCTGTGAAGTCTCTACTGTTTCGAGCGCGGCAAAGTATTCGTGGACAGTTGGAAAACTACATCCTGGACCCTCATTTGGATGAAGCTGAAGGGATGAATCGATGATGAGATGTGAAGAAGTTCAGGAAATACTGCCTGAATACGCCGAAAATCTGTTGCCTGAGGTGACCCAACGCCGGGTTGATCACCATATGGCTGCATGCTATGCCTGTCGTTCCGACTATGAGATTTGGTCGGACAGTGGTGAGTGGATGGAAATGGATAAAGAAGAATACCATTCTGTAACTCCATCACGTTCCATTGTAGACGCGGTGATGGCCCGTATTTTATCGGAAGAGCAGTGGGCGATCCCGATTGGCAGAAAAATTTTCAGCGTCACAGCGAGAATGCGACGCATGGGTGCGAGTGTAGCTGTTTTGTTGCTGATGGTCTTTTCGTTCACTTTATACGTGAATACAAGTACTACAGAGCATGCAAATTCGCTCGTTATTAATGGAGAAGTCATGGAGATTAACACGCCAAAAGCGCAAGTCATTTCTTCTTCCATGCAAACAGACGACGGTACATACGTGGTAGAAGCACAGCCATATACGTCGCAAGGAGACACTCTGGAACATGCTACTGCTTCGATCGTACCGCTCGATGGAAAGCCGACTTCTACTGAATTAGCCAAGCCGAATTACAGCATTGTACTTAGTATTTTTGGAATCCTTATTACTGTTCTTACAATGAGCTGGCTAACGCGCGCATAATGGTATATGATCAAGAGTAAAAGAAAAGACCGTCTTCGGACGGTCTTTTGTGGCTATTTTATTAGAGTGGTTGTTCAGCAAGCACGTAGAGCAACAAGGCCACGCAAAATACATATGAGGTGAAAGAAATGCCGAAAAAGTGGCTGTATGTCATAGACGAAGCGATCAAGCGGATCGAAAACGATGAAGTGGAGTTGGGCTTGACCGCTCTACAAAAGGTTCAGGAGCATGGAAAAGATTTGCCGGATGTCATGATGTATTTGGCGGAGGTCTGGTATCGACTCGGTCATTTGGAAGAGGCTAGTCAATTGCTGACAGATGTCATGGCTAAAAATCCGCAAATGGATTCCACTTTGCGCAGAGAATGCCAGCTGCTGTTAGCGGAGATTGCTTTGGATTCCAGTGATTTTGAGACGGCGCAACACCTTCTCTATGAATGTAAAGAATCTGGCTTCGAAAGCATCCAGCTTGACTTGTTGTTAGCGGATCTGTATTCGCTCCAAGATTTGGATGAAGTAGCGGTCAAGTATTTGGAGCAAGCAAGACTAAAGGAGCCAGACAACCAAGATATTATGGCTGCGCTGGGTAATTTGTATTTCCGTATTGGAGAAGACGAGAAAGCAATGAAGCTCCTGGAACAAGCCGGGGATGAAAGTCTGTCCATGCTTTTGACGAAGGGGCGCTCGTACGCTCAAAGCGGTCAATTCGAACAGGCGTACCACGTATTCCGTCAGGCGCTGGTCATGGATCGTTCGCCAGAAGTACTCTACGGATGCGCACTGATGGCATTCCACGTAGGACGACTAGATGAAGCAGCAGAACTGGTCAGCAGCTTGCAAGCGGTCGACGAGGAGTATGTAGCTGCTTACCCATTAGCCGCTGATGTGAATCTTTCGATGGGGAAAACAGAAGCAGCTATCGAGGCTTTGAAGCAATATGTGTCTTTGTCCGGATTCGATTTGGATCAAATCCGCAGGCTGATTGCCCTTTTGACGCAAGCCGGACGTTATGACGAAGCGAAAGAATACCAGCAGCTTCATGATCTGTGGGACCATGAATCCGACGAGGAACAATAAAAAGTAGACAAACAGGAAGTCACTTCGGTGGCTTCCTGTTTATTTTTCCGCATTTTGGCAAGAATGAGAGACAAGTAAGCCATCGTAAAGAAGGGATGCACAGATGAACTTGGCTGAGATCTTGGTGTACACCGATATCCGGCAGCTCCATCAGATTGCCAACCATTACGGATGCGAATGCAACCCTCATTCCAA is from Brevibacillus brevis and encodes:
- the trpB gene encoding tryptophan synthase subunit beta, producing MNNIQTTTRVVPDENGRFGAFGGKFIPETLMNAVTELEIAFEEARRDPAFVQELNGLLSEYAGRPTPLTYAERLTNEVGGAQIYLKREDLNHTGAHKLNNALGQALLAKRMGKKSIIAETGAGQHGVASATVAAKLGLSCKVFMGEEDIRRQSLNVFRMKLLGAEVIPAVSGSRTLKDATNEAIRHWVSHVDETFYVIGSVVGPHPYPYMVREFQKIIGEETRSQVLQMLRRLPDEVVACVGGGSNAIGMFYPFIQDESVALRGVEAAGKGIDTEKHAATLTLGRPGVIHGSLTYLLQDECGQVQEAHSISAGLDYPGVGPEHAYLKDSGRVTYTSVTDAEALEAVQVLCQTEGIIPALESAHAIAEAIKRAKEMSSDKILVICLSGRGDKDVLTIQEALTTEGGE
- the trpA gene encoding tryptophan synthase subunit alpha encodes the protein MATVLNRIDQLFADRDRKRFIPFLTVGDPSIEATFQLVKAMVEAGADLIELGVPYSDPLADGPTIQRASERALKNGVTIGDALQLVKRLRESGMEASVVLFTYFNPVLQYGIERFFADLAAYGADGVVIPDLPIEENGPAVTAAKQHGIHVISLVAPTSSSRINTIGEQATGFLYCVSSLGVTGARADLREDLADFLERVKASTSVPTAVGFGISTPDQVRAVAPHTNGVIVGSAIVQQIEEHAEQLKDPKQMPQAVEKIKTFVHQLASALQ
- the hisC gene encoding histidinol-phosphate transaminase; this encodes MQPKQRILNAPVYQPGKPIDDVKREYGLTEVIKLASNENPFGSSPKAKAAIAEQLDNLALYPDGASLNLRWDLADFLGVKPGQLFFGNGSDEILLMISRAFLSEGTNAVMATQTFSQYRSNGIIEGADLIEVPLKDGVHDLEAMAAAVNEQTKVVWVCNPNNPSGTIVTTTELEAFMKKVPKNVLVVLDEAYYEYVVDPEYPQTVPMLAEYPNLIILRTFSKIYGLAALRIGYGIASEELISSLEHVREPFNTGTLGQVAARAALQDQEFVKSCRDRNREGMKQFTDSFDEWGLSYYPSQTNFILVDLKKDSDEVFKKLLSQGIIVRSGNALGFPGFQRITIGTKEQNDKILSVLKEIVTGALK
- a CDS encoding prephenate dehydrogenase; amino-acid sequence: MNKTTITVIGVGLIGGSIALSMRRDPNIRVVGYDLRQDCLDKALTLGVIHAGTTDLQTAVREANVIFLASPVEQIVATIRSLVEMELQPGVIITDVGSTKAGIVKQAVDVIPDHVTFIGGHPMAGSHKSGVEAASDRLMENAYYVLTPAPGTSEEKVKQLSDLLTLTRAKVVQMDAASHDQVVGAVSHFPHILASALVNLVAGYEEENAWHATLAAGGFRDITRIASSNPQMWRDILLQNRDPILKIAKDWANALEDVVHLVEQGDPEGIEHFFKTAREFRDSLPERKTGALPPLNDLYIDIPDNPGEIGRITTLLGARDINITNLQIRETREDVYGVLRITFHSQQELEKGEEVLRFFDYNVYKRT
- the aroA gene encoding 3-phosphoshikimate 1-carboxyvinyltransferase; translated protein: MLRVQQAKQIKGTVRVPGDKSISHRAVMFGALAEGTTTIEGFLPGADCLSTISCFRRMGIEIEQQGDAVTVQGKGWYGLQEPSQHLDVGNSGTTIRLLAGIMATQPFHVVMEGDESIAKRPMRRVIGPLRQMGAKIDGRKDGEYTPLSIRGGDLQGIAFQSPVASAQVKSAIMLAGLQAKGVTSVTEPHLSRDHTERMLQAFGVQVVRDGLTVSVEGGQKLKGRAISVPGDISSAAFLIAAVMVVPGSSLLIENVGINPSRTGIIDVVKAMGGSLELLNERVVNEEPVADLLVTHSELHGIEIAGDIIPRLIDEIPVIAVMATQAKGQTVIRDAEELKVKETDRIATVVSQLSKFGARVTPTEDGMIIEGKVGLTGAVIDSMGDHRIGMAMAIAGLVAEGETKIENDEAIDVSFPGFHDLLVKISQS
- a CDS encoding amidohydrolase family protein, with translation MLERGMVIRGGTIVTALGIKEADIWIRHGKIVRIAKDTLTKTPFNDLYEEIDATDMYLLPGFVALPTHSLYKIKEVDVYIETMRNLIRSGCTSLVDVFRPERWMSRPQIHYQQTQHFNSLLDYVWHVEIDVADLHGDRLAEWINHGYSSFHVTIRNPEEISTIKWETLLQLHTSKHTILHMQVQNDPFLKKEQRELIRQIWMEATRYWRLRTVITDSQAAFHFEENDPYLHIFRLPAEVTDQGLRQLHRHWFGSWQVASPIHDVRIDTRKSWCTPEELLCLLVRLTSTNVAKAIGLYPRKGSLTTGADADIVFLKKENWLTKNDLSTILNFSEMHLPTSVMSNGKWIYRNMRFIPLIGMGKCLINTKPYAYVI
- a CDS encoding RNA polymerase sigma factor, with translation MTDSQLIREIKEGNLECYAELIRRYEKKILSFVTHLLRQAHLEHIAEDICQETFYKAYKSIHSFRDVEATFSTWLYTIARNSVLSELRKSRNSDVYLDDTLQVPMASPKTLPEQVLLRNERESMVRLAINSLPEKQRSALILREYEQMDYTEIATILDLTVSSVKSLLFRARQSIRGQLENYILDPHLDEAEGMNR
- a CDS encoding zf-HC2 domain-containing protein codes for the protein MMRCEEVQEILPEYAENLLPEVTQRRVDHHMAACYACRSDYEIWSDSGEWMEMDKEEYHSVTPSRSIVDAVMARILSEEQWAIPIGRKIFSVTARMRRMGASVAVLLLMVFSFTLYVNTSTTEHANSLVINGEVMEINTPKAQVISSSMQTDDGTYVVEAQPYTSQGDTLEHATASIVPLDGKPTSTELAKPNYSIVLSIFGILITVLTMSWLTRA
- a CDS encoding tetratricopeptide repeat protein, whose protein sequence is MPKKWLYVIDEAIKRIENDEVELGLTALQKVQEHGKDLPDVMMYLAEVWYRLGHLEEASQLLTDVMAKNPQMDSTLRRECQLLLAEIALDSSDFETAQHLLYECKESGFESIQLDLLLADLYSLQDLDEVAVKYLEQARLKEPDNQDIMAALGNLYFRIGEDEKAMKLLEQAGDESLSMLLTKGRSYAQSGQFEQAYHVFRQALVMDRSPEVLYGCALMAFHVGRLDEAAELVSSLQAVDEEYVAAYPLAADVNLSMGKTEAAIEALKQYVSLSGFDLDQIRRLIALLTQAGRYDEAKEYQQLHDLWDHESDEEQ